Proteins found in one Candidatus Margulisiibacteriota bacterium genomic segment:
- a CDS encoding Gfo/Idh/MocA family oxidoreductase translates to MDNYKVGIIGYGRMGRIRHQAIDEVGGAEVIAISEPSIGNSFKAIPNLTHDEIIHHPDINSIIICTPNFLNQKLTIQSLLAGKNVFCEKPPCFTAKEMKEVIQAEKKSGGKLMYGFNHRHHDSIMNMKEIIQNKEYGRVLWMRGRYGKSVTGDYFNEWRAKKELAGGGILIDQGIHMLDLFLYLGGDFDSVKAEVSNLFWNLEVEDNAFAILKNKKTGMVASLHSTMTQWRHLFSLEIFMEKGYMVLNGLITSTMSYGEEVLSIAKNRSTAPAATWKDEIKTQYSNNNSWRYEMEHFFNAIKNDTNIEIGNSTDALKLMKIIDKIYEQKDF, encoded by the coding sequence ATGGATAATTATAAAGTAGGTATTATTGGCTATGGTCGTATGGGCAGAATACGTCACCAGGCTATTGATGAAGTTGGAGGTGCAGAAGTTATTGCTATATCTGAGCCATCGATTGGAAACTCTTTTAAAGCAATTCCAAATTTGACACATGATGAAATCATTCATCACCCGGATATAAATTCTATAATAATATGTACACCTAACTTTCTTAACCAAAAACTTACCATTCAATCATTACTTGCCGGAAAGAATGTTTTTTGTGAAAAGCCTCCATGTTTTACAGCTAAGGAAATGAAAGAAGTAATTCAGGCAGAGAAAAAAAGTGGTGGAAAATTAATGTACGGATTTAATCACAGACACCACGATAGTATAATGAATATGAAAGAGATCATACAAAACAAAGAGTATGGTCGTGTTTTGTGGATGCGTGGCCGTTATGGAAAGAGTGTAACTGGGGATTATTTTAATGAATGGAGAGCAAAAAAAGAATTAGCAGGCGGTGGTATTTTAATCGATCAAGGTATCCACATGCTTGATTTATTTTTGTATCTTGGCGGTGATTTTGACTCAGTTAAAGCAGAAGTATCAAATCTATTCTGGAATCTCGAAGTAGAAGATAATGCTTTTGCTATTTTGAAAAACAAAAAAACCGGGATGGTGGCAAGTTTACATTCAACCATGACTCAATGGAGACATTTATTCTCACTGGAAATATTCATGGAAAAAGGATATATGGTATTGAATGGTCTCATTACATCAACTATGTCATATGGGGAAGAAGTGTTGTCTATTGCAAAAAACCGGTCAACAGCTCCAGCTGCAACTTGGAAAGATGAGATTAAAACGCAATACTCCAACAATAACAGTTGGAGATATGAAATGGAACATTTTTTTAACGCGATTAAAAATGACACAAACATTGAAATCGGTAATTCAACAGATGCACTTAAATTGATGAAAATTATTGATAAGATTTATGAACAAAAAGACTTTTAA
- a CDS encoding inositol monophosphatase, with protein sequence MYAELLNKALKAALLSGEILVKYEQKKINSSSGKDIKLQADIDSEKILIDSLKETNINILSEETGLLEMNHNSDLLWIVDPLDGSLNYSRDIPLNCISIALWNKNEPILGVIYDFNHNKMYKGIVGEGAFVNKKKIHVSDIYKKSNSVITTGFPVYFSFEDKTIVDFIKTVKEYKKIRLLGSAALSLSLVANGSVEAYSEQNIAFWDVAAGIALVKAAGGKVKYKFVDIEKKLMNVFVTNK encoded by the coding sequence ATGTATGCTGAATTATTAAACAAAGCGCTAAAAGCTGCGTTACTTTCGGGAGAAATCCTTGTCAAGTATGAGCAGAAGAAAATCAATAGTTCTTCAGGAAAGGATATAAAATTACAAGCAGATATTGATTCTGAAAAAATTTTAATAGACTCCTTAAAAGAAACTAACATAAATATTCTAAGTGAAGAAACTGGTTTACTTGAAATGAATCATAACTCTGATTTATTATGGATTGTAGATCCTTTAGATGGGTCATTAAATTACTCCAGAGATATTCCATTAAATTGCATATCAATTGCGCTTTGGAATAAAAACGAACCCATTTTGGGTGTAATTTATGATTTTAATCACAACAAAATGTATAAAGGAATTGTTGGTGAAGGGGCATTTGTTAATAAAAAGAAAATTCATGTGAGTGATATTTATAAAAAGTCGAATTCTGTTATTACTACAGGATTTCCAGTTTATTTTTCTTTCGAAGATAAAACAATAGTTGATTTTATCAAAACTGTAAAAGAATATAAAAAAATTAGACTTTTAGGATCTGCTGCTTTGTCCTTATCATTAGTTGCTAATGGATCAGTAGAAGCATATAGTGAGCAAAATATTGCTTTTTGGGATGTTGCGGCAGGTATTGCATTAGTAAAAGCAGCTGGAGGAAAGGTAAAATATAAATTTGTTGATATAGAAAAAAAACTTATGAATGTTTTCGTAACAAACAAGTAA
- a CDS encoding SIS domain-containing protein gives MDRTNTLKLFFEDYRTRLNRLLDLVDMNELEKVINIMVKTFKSGNTLYVCGNGGSAATASHIQADFSFFVRYFTKFRPKVRALTDNIPMITAVGNDTTFDDIFTEQLKGHFQKGDAIICISASGNSENVVRAAQYANEHGGTSIGFIGFTGGKLKEVCSCSLYTENPKGDYGPIEDLHMIYDHLIVNYLSKDEEFLNLQ, from the coding sequence ATGGATAGAACCAATACTTTAAAGCTGTTTTTTGAAGATTATAGAACAAGACTTAACAGATTGTTAGACTTGGTTGATATGAATGAATTAGAAAAAGTCATTAATATCATGGTAAAAACTTTCAAAAGTGGGAATACATTATATGTTTGTGGAAATGGGGGGAGTGCAGCAACTGCATCCCACATACAAGCGGATTTCAGTTTCTTCGTGCGATATTTTACAAAGTTCAGACCCAAAGTCAGAGCGTTGACTGATAACATTCCAATGATTACTGCCGTAGGGAATGACACGACTTTTGATGATATTTTTACAGAACAACTAAAAGGTCACTTCCAAAAGGGAGATGCAATTATATGTATCTCAGCCAGTGGGAATTCAGAGAATGTTGTTCGTGCAGCACAATATGCTAATGAACATGGTGGGACATCTATTGGATTCATCGGGTTCACTGGAGGTAAGTTAAAAGAAGTGTGCAGTTGTTCACTTTATACAGAAAATCCAAAAGGGGATTATGGCCCGATTGAAGATTTACACATGATTTATGATCATTTGATTGTAAATTATTTGTCTAAAGATGAAGAATTTTTAAATTTGCAGTAA
- a CDS encoding YhcH/YjgK/YiaL family protein yields MILDHIKNIEIYKGVSADIFAGLQFIANAKTEIELGTYKINERVKALVTEYSTVACFKRGYEAHKYVIDIQYPIRGLERVKWSPIDQMDVNIPYDEENDRTFYKKPSLQGTNVDIGNSIFAIMFPEDGHSPQHFITESELIKKITIKVSINVNP; encoded by the coding sequence ATGATATTAGATCATATTAAAAACATTGAAATCTATAAGGGGGTTTCTGCTGATATTTTTGCAGGACTTCAATTTATTGCAAATGCAAAAACTGAAATTGAATTAGGAACTTACAAAATTAATGAAAGAGTTAAGGCGTTAGTGACAGAGTATTCAACAGTTGCATGTTTTAAAAGAGGATATGAAGCCCACAAATATGTAATTGATATTCAATACCCGATCAGAGGTCTTGAGAGAGTTAAATGGTCACCAATTGATCAAATGGATGTGAATATCCCATATGATGAAGAAAATGACCGTACATTTTATAAAAAACCATCCTTACAAGGAACGAATGTGGATATTGGTAATAGTATCTTTGCAATTATGTTCCCGGAAGATGGTCATAGTCCACAACATTTTATTACAGAATCTGAATTAATTAAGAAAATTACTATTAAGGTATCTATCAATGTTAATCCCTAA